The following coding sequences are from one Salvia hispanica cultivar TCC Black 2014 chromosome 3, UniMelb_Shisp_WGS_1.0, whole genome shotgun sequence window:
- the LOC125211446 gene encoding exocyst complex component EXO70H1-like, with amino-acid sequence MPRKGMRSLCFSPKHSSSSTFSPPSSTPSRPSFYDSVMDRTLELAEPIITKWSPDTTALARVTSLFYENRREAKEFIKTVNNLQKAMHFLAAENSSSEKLIRAQNLMQIAMKRLQKEFYQILSMNRAQLDPESVSTRSSRTSVASSYSSYDDEDEDAEAADESISEVEDASMAAMADLRLISECMISSGYAKECLKIYKIIRKSIVDEGIYKLGVEKLSSSQIHKMDWNVLDLKIKSWLSAIRTAVATLFHGERILCDQVFAAADSIRESCFTEITKEGAMILFQFPEIVAKHSKQSPEKIFRALDMYTGIANHWPEIESIFSSETTAIIKSQALNSLVKLGEFTRAAINEFEAAIQKDSSKTPVAGAGTHFLTIDAMDYLSNLADYSNVLADILADPPASAKKKLPETYFGFSDSEESPAPAISLKMAWLILVLLCKLDTKANHYKDVSLAYLFLANNLQYVVVKVQTSNLKYLLGEEWVTKHEGIVKQFAANYERLGWGHVIDALPADPTAAVAPVKAAEIFRNFNSAFDQAHKKQAHCVVDDRKLRDHIKVSIASKIFRLYREFYNVNRENLAVVVRYAPEDVGHRLSDLFICHLESPSSDSRRPRSR; translated from the coding sequence ATGCCGAGAAAAGGAATGCGAAGCTTGTGCTTTTCCCCGAAACACTCATCCTCCTCCACATTCTCTCCGCCCTCCTCTACTCCGTCGCGGCCGAGCTTCTACGACTCCGTGATGGACCGGACGCTCGAGCTGGCCGAGCCGATCATCACGAAATGGAGCCCCGACACCACCGCACTCGCCCGAGTCACCTCTCTCTTCTACGAGAACCGCCGCGAGGCCAAGGAATTCATCAAAACCGTCAACAATCTGCAGAAGGCGATGCACTTCCTCGCCGCGGAGAATTCGAGCTCCGAGAAGCTGATCCGCGCGCAGAATCTGATGCAGATCGCGATGAAGCGGCTGCAGAAGGAGTTCTACCAGATTCTATCGATGAATCGCGCTCAACTCGACCCCGAATCGGTCTCGACTCGGTCATCGCGAACCTCCGTTGCTTCGAGTTATTCCTCCTATGATGACGAAGATGAAGACGCTGAGGCGGCGGATGAGTCGATTTCGGAGGTGGAGGATGCTTCCATGGCGGCGATGGCGGATTTGAGATTGATTTCCGAATGTATGATCTCGTCTGGCTACGCCAAGGAGTGCTTGAAGATCTATAAAATTATCCGGAAATCGATCGTCGATGAAGGAATCTACAAGCTCGGAGTGGAGAAATTGAGCTCCTCACAGATTCATAAAATGGATTGGAATGTTCTAGATCTGAAAATTAAGAGCTGGCTGAGCGCGATTCGCACCGCCGTGGCGACGCTCTTCCACGGCGAGAGGATCCTCTGCGATCAGGTCTTCGCCGCCGCGGATTCCATCAGAGAATCGTGCTTCACCGAAATCACGAAGGAAGGCGCAATGATTCTGTTTCAATTTCCGGAAATCGTAGCGAAGCACAGCAAACAGTCGCCGGAGAAAATCTTCCGAGCACTCGACATGTACACCGGAATCGCCAACCACTGGCCGGAAATCGAATCGATCTTCTCCTCCGAAACGACCGCAATCATCAAATCGCAGGCGCTTAACTCGCTCGTGAAACTCGGCGAGTTCACCCGCGCCGCGATAAACGAATTCGAGGCGGCGATCCAGAAGGATTCGTCGAAAACTCCGGTCGCCGGCGCCGGAACTCACTTCCTCACGATCGATGCGATGGATTACTTATCGAATCTAGCCGATTACAGCAACGTCCTCGCCGACATCCTCGCCGATCCACCGGCGTCGGCGAAGAAAAAACTGCCGGAAACCTACTTCGGCTTCTCCGATTCAGAGGAATCGCCGGCGCCGGCGATCTCTCTGAAAATGGCGTGGCTGATCCTCGTCCTTCTCTGCAAGCTCGACACCAAAGCGAATCACTACAAAGACGTTTCGTTAGCGTATTTATTCCTCGCTAACAACCTTCAATACGTCGTCGTAAAGGTGCAAACCTCCAATCTGAAATATCTCCTCGGCGAAGAATGGGTGACGAAGCACGAAGGAATCGTGAAGCAGTTCGCGGCAAACTACGAGCGGCTGGGATGGGGCCATGTCATCGACGCGCTCCCGGCGGATCCGACGGCCGCGGTAGCTCCGGTGAAGGCTGCCGAGATCTTTAGAAATTTCAATTCGGCGTTCGATCAGGCGCACAAGAAACAGGCGCACTGCGTTGTAGACGATCGGAAGTTACGCGACCATATTAAGGTTTCGATTGCGAGCAAGATTTTTAGATTGTATCGCGAGTTTTACAACGTGAACCGCGAGAATTTGGCGGTTGTGGTCAGATATGCCCCTGAGGATGTCGGACATCGTCTTTCGGATTTGTTTATTTGTCACCTCGAGTCACCGTCTTCAGATTCTCGGCGCCCAAGATCTCGTTGA